A genomic stretch from Solanum stenotomum isolate F172 chromosome 8, ASM1918654v1, whole genome shotgun sequence includes:
- the LOC125872965 gene encoding cyclin-dependent kinase C-2-like: MAIAAPEQLNLTEAPTWGSRTVDCFEKLEQIGEGTYGQVYMAKEIRTGEIVALKKIRMDNEREGFPITAIREIKILKKLHHENVIDLKEIVTSPGREKDDQGRPDGNKYKGGIYMVFEYMDHDLTGLADRPGMRFSVPQIKCYMRQLLTGLHYCHVNQVLHRDIKGSNLLIDNKGNLKLADFGLARSFSNDQNANLTNRVITLWYRPPELLLGTTKYGPAVDMWSVGCIFAELLHGKPIFPGKDEPEQLNKIFELCGSPDEVNWPGVSKIPWYNNFKPSRPLKRRLREAFRHFDRHALELLDKMLSLDPSQRISAKDALDAEYFWTDPLPCDPKSLPTYEASHEFQTKKKRQQQRQHEEAAKRQKLHHQQQHGRLPPVQQSGQGHTQIRPGPNPPMHASHPQVAGGPSHHYAKPHGPPAGPGRYPAGGNPSGGYGHPTRGQGGAYGSGRYPPQGRGTQYSSGGIPGSSGPRGVGGPNYPHGAPYGSSGTGRGSNVNRNQQQYNWQQ, encoded by the exons ATGGCAATAGCTGCACCAGAACAGCTTAATCTTACGGAAGCTCCAACTTGGGGGTCTAGAACCGTTGATTGTTTCGAGAAATTGGAGCAGATTGGTGAAGGCACTTATGG TCAAGTGTACATGGCAAAAGAAATTAGAACAGGGGAAATTGTTGCTTTGAAAAAGATACGCATGGACAACGAAAGAGAAGGG TTTCCAATAACTGCTATACGTGAGATTAAAATCTTAAAGAAGCTGCACCATGAAAATGTCATTGACCTGAAAGAGATTGTAACATCTCCAG GTCGTGAGAAGGATGACCAAGGGAGGCCAG ATGGTAACAAATATAAAGGCGGAATCTACATGGTCTTTGAGTACATGGACCATGATTTGACTGGGCTTGCTGATCGTCCTGGAATGAGATTTTCAGTTCCGCAGATTAAG TGTTACATGAGGCAGCTTTTGACGGGACTGCACTATTGTCATGTAAATCAAGTACTTCATCGTGATATTAAAG GTTCCAATCTTCTGATCGACAACAAAGGCAATTTGAAGCTTGCTGATTTTGGGCTTGCTCGATCCTTCTCAAATGATCAAAATGCAAATCTTACAAATCGTGTGATTACTTTATGGTACAG ACCACCTGAGCTGCTTCTTGGGACCACAAAGTATGGTCCAGCCGTTGATATGTGGTCCGTTGGTTGCATCTTTGCTGAGCTGCTTCATGGAAAACCAATTTTTCCAGGGAAGGATGAG CCAGAGCAGCTGAACAAGATTTTTGAGTTGTGTGGCTCTCCTGACGAGGTTAATTGGCCTGGAGTTTCCAAGATTCCATGGTATAACAATTTCAAACCATCAAGGCCATTGAAAAGACGTCTAAGGGAGGCTTTCAGACA CTTTGACCGACATGCCTTGGAGTTGCTTGACAAGATGCTGAGCCTTGACCCATCTCAG AGAATATCAGCCAAGGATGCACTTGATGCCGAGTATTTCTGGACTGATCCATTACCATGCGATCCAAAGAG TTTGCCAACCTATGAAGCTTCACATGAGTTCCAGACAAAGAAAAAGCGACAGCAGCAGAGGCAGCACGAGGAAGCAGCTAAACGTCAGAAACTGCATCACCAGCAGCAGCATGGTCGGCTTCCACCAGTTCAGCAGTCAGGGCAAGGACATACTCAAATAAGACCAGGGCCAAATCCCCCAATGCATGCATCCCATCCTCAGGTTGCTGGCGGACCTAGCCACCACTATGCAAAGCCACATGGACCTCCAGCAGGACCGGGCAGATATCCAGCTGGTGGAAATCCTTCTGGAGGATACGGTCACCCTACTCGTGGCCAAGGTGGAGCTTATGGCAGTGGTCGATACCCACCTCAAGGAAGGGGTACCCAATACAGTTCAGGAGGAATACCAGGAAGCAGTGGTCCCCGGGGAGTTGGAGGCCCAAATTATCCCCACGGTGCCCCATATGGGTCTTCTGGCACTGGACGTGGCTCAAATGTGAATCGCAATCAACAACAATACAACTGGCAGCAGTAA
- the LOC125874069 gene encoding molybdopterin synthase catalytic subunit has translation MADEDRNLIEILANSPIDFNKYIGYVSSPKCGAIATFAGTTRDTFDGKEVLELQYEAYVPMAVRCLKSLCSSARSSWDIHSIAVAHCLGTVPVGETSVFVAISSVHRADALDACKFLIDELKASVPIWKKEVYTNGEVWKENKEFIERMPDLGKASHDQGGACSGKKKVEAHERKSCCGTKVKVNDESADSCR, from the coding sequence ATGGCTGATGAAGATAGAAATCTCATTGAGATCTTGGCGAATAGCCCAATAGACTTCaataaatatattggttatgTTAGTTCTCCCAAATGTGGAGCTATAGCAACATTTGCAGGTACAACGCGTGATACATTTGATGGTAAAGAAGTGTTAGAGCTACAGTATGAAGCATATGTTCCAATGGCAGTACGTTGTCTTAAATCTCTCTGTTCTTCTGCCCGATCATCGTGGGATATCCACTCGATAGCTGTTGCTCACTGCTTGGGTACTGTTCCTGTTGGAGAGACTAGTGTATTTGTTGCAATCTCATCTGTCCATCGAGCAGATGCATTGGATGCTTGCAAGTTTCTGATTGATGAGCTTAAAGCATCAGTTCCGATATGGAAGAAGGAGGTATATACAAATGGAGAGGTGTGGAAAGAGAATAAAGAGTTTATCGAGAGGATGCCAGATCTTGGGAAGGCATCACATGATCAAGGAGGAGCTTGCTCTGGTAAAAAGAAAGTGGAGGCACACGAGAGAAAGAGCTGCTGTGGAACGAAGGTTAAAGTCAATGACGAGTCTGCAGATTCTTGTAGGTAG
- the LOC125874068 gene encoding G2/mitotic-specific cyclin S13-7-like isoform X2, which translates to MANRDAVPKILPKVGGGEVKKKNGQADGRTRRALGDIGNLVTGPAVGAKPQTKVSRPITRRSAAQLIVKGQEPLQKNKTKPLVTKGVAARKVGVLAKAEAIKKDSVKAKAGTISVICPDEDVKTIEKITLKERKVRKSGKTLTSILTARSKAACGLSNKPRTQIVDIDAADADNHLAGVEYVEDIYKFYKLTEDKNRPCDYMDSQPEINDRVRAILVDWLIEAHKRFELRPESLYLTVNIMDRFLSEETVPRRELQLLCISSMLIACKYEEIWAPEVNDFLTITDNAYVRDQILLMEKVILGKLEWYLTVPTPYVFLVRYIKAAVPSDQEMENMTFFLAELGLMNYTTVISYCPSKFAASAVYAARSTLNKSPRWTDTLKHHTGYSEDQLRECAKQLVSFHSGAEENKLKAVYRKFSSPDRGAVALLPPARDVHIGSS; encoded by the exons ATGGCTAACAGAGACGCAGTTCCAAAAATTTTACCCAAAG TAGGAGGGGGAGAGgttaagaagaagaatggaCAAGCAGATGGAAGAACTAGGCGTGCTTTGGGAGATATTGGAAACCTTGTCACTGGTCCTGCTGTTGGAGCAAAGCCTCAAACTAAGGTTTCTCGCCCCATCACTAG GAGGTCTGCTGCACAGTTGATAGTTAAGGGACAAGAACCACTGCAGAAGAACAAG ACGAAGCCTCTTGTAACTAAAGGAGTTGCAGCAAGAAAAGTTGGTGTTCTAGCAAAAGCAGAAGCTATTAAAAAGGATTCTGTCAAAGCGAAAGCAGGAACAATTAGTGTTATATGCCCTGATGAGGATGTGAAAACCATTGAAAAGATcaccttgaaagaaagaaaagtaaggAAGAGTGGAAAGACTCTAACTTCTATCCTAACTGCGCGAAGCAAg GCTGCTTGTGGACTCTCCAACAAACCAAGAACACAGATTGTTGATATTGATGCTGCTGATGCTGATAATCACTTGGCTGGTGTTGAATATGTTGAGGATATTTACAAATTCTATAAGCTCACAGAG GACAAAAATCGACCATGTGATTACATGGATTCACAGCCAGAGATCAATGACAGGGTGAGAGCAATTCTTGTGGACTGGCTGATAGAAGCACACAAAAGGTTTGAGCTGAGGCCTGAAAGCCTGTATCTCACAGTCAACATAATGGACCGTTTCCTGTCGGAAGAGACTGTTCCTAGAAGGGAACTTCAGTTACTATGCATCAGCTCAATGCTTATTGCCTGCAAATATGAAGAGATTTGGGCTCCAGAG GTTAATGACTTCCTAACAATAACAGACAATGCTTATGTCAGGGACCAGATACTTCTAATGGAGAAAGTAATTTTGGGAAAGCTGGAGTGGTATTTAACTGTCCCAACGCCATACGTCTTTCTGGTTCGTTACATTAAAGCTGCAGTTCCATCTGATCAGGAG ATGGAAAACATGACATTTTTCTTGGCTGAGCTCGGGCTGATGAACTACACTACCGTGATATCCTACTGTCCATCAAAGTTTGCTGCTTCTGCTGTTTATGCTGCTCGTAGTACTCTCAACAAGAGCCCTCGATGGACTGACACTCTGAAGCACCACACTGGCTACTCAGAAGACCAGCTGAG GGAATGTGCAAAACAATTAGTTAGCTTCCACTCTGGTGCTGAGGAAAACAAGCTGAAGGCAGTTTATAGGAAGTTTTCTAGTCCAGATAGAGGTGCTGTTGCCCTCTTGCCCCCTGCAAGAGATGTTCATATAGGAAGTTCTTGA
- the LOC125874068 gene encoding G2/mitotic-specific cyclin S13-7-like isoform X1, whose protein sequence is MANRDAVPKILPKVVGGGEVKKKNGQADGRTRRALGDIGNLVTGPAVGAKPQTKVSRPITRRSAAQLIVKGQEPLQKNKTKPLVTKGVAARKVGVLAKAEAIKKDSVKAKAGTISVICPDEDVKTIEKITLKERKVRKSGKTLTSILTARSKAACGLSNKPRTQIVDIDAADADNHLAGVEYVEDIYKFYKLTEDKNRPCDYMDSQPEINDRVRAILVDWLIEAHKRFELRPESLYLTVNIMDRFLSEETVPRRELQLLCISSMLIACKYEEIWAPEVNDFLTITDNAYVRDQILLMEKVILGKLEWYLTVPTPYVFLVRYIKAAVPSDQEMENMTFFLAELGLMNYTTVISYCPSKFAASAVYAARSTLNKSPRWTDTLKHHTGYSEDQLRECAKQLVSFHSGAEENKLKAVYRKFSSPDRGAVALLPPARDVHIGSS, encoded by the exons ATGGCTAACAGAGACGCAGTTCCAAAAATTTTACCCAAAG TAGTAGGAGGGGGAGAGgttaagaagaagaatggaCAAGCAGATGGAAGAACTAGGCGTGCTTTGGGAGATATTGGAAACCTTGTCACTGGTCCTGCTGTTGGAGCAAAGCCTCAAACTAAGGTTTCTCGCCCCATCACTAG GAGGTCTGCTGCACAGTTGATAGTTAAGGGACAAGAACCACTGCAGAAGAACAAG ACGAAGCCTCTTGTAACTAAAGGAGTTGCAGCAAGAAAAGTTGGTGTTCTAGCAAAAGCAGAAGCTATTAAAAAGGATTCTGTCAAAGCGAAAGCAGGAACAATTAGTGTTATATGCCCTGATGAGGATGTGAAAACCATTGAAAAGATcaccttgaaagaaagaaaagtaaggAAGAGTGGAAAGACTCTAACTTCTATCCTAACTGCGCGAAGCAAg GCTGCTTGTGGACTCTCCAACAAACCAAGAACACAGATTGTTGATATTGATGCTGCTGATGCTGATAATCACTTGGCTGGTGTTGAATATGTTGAGGATATTTACAAATTCTATAAGCTCACAGAG GACAAAAATCGACCATGTGATTACATGGATTCACAGCCAGAGATCAATGACAGGGTGAGAGCAATTCTTGTGGACTGGCTGATAGAAGCACACAAAAGGTTTGAGCTGAGGCCTGAAAGCCTGTATCTCACAGTCAACATAATGGACCGTTTCCTGTCGGAAGAGACTGTTCCTAGAAGGGAACTTCAGTTACTATGCATCAGCTCAATGCTTATTGCCTGCAAATATGAAGAGATTTGGGCTCCAGAG GTTAATGACTTCCTAACAATAACAGACAATGCTTATGTCAGGGACCAGATACTTCTAATGGAGAAAGTAATTTTGGGAAAGCTGGAGTGGTATTTAACTGTCCCAACGCCATACGTCTTTCTGGTTCGTTACATTAAAGCTGCAGTTCCATCTGATCAGGAG ATGGAAAACATGACATTTTTCTTGGCTGAGCTCGGGCTGATGAACTACACTACCGTGATATCCTACTGTCCATCAAAGTTTGCTGCTTCTGCTGTTTATGCTGCTCGTAGTACTCTCAACAAGAGCCCTCGATGGACTGACACTCTGAAGCACCACACTGGCTACTCAGAAGACCAGCTGAG GGAATGTGCAAAACAATTAGTTAGCTTCCACTCTGGTGCTGAGGAAAACAAGCTGAAGGCAGTTTATAGGAAGTTTTCTAGTCCAGATAGAGGTGCTGTTGCCCTCTTGCCCCCTGCAAGAGATGTTCATATAGGAAGTTCTTGA
- the LOC125872429 gene encoding acyltransferase Pun1-like: MPFAFFYPKNQVNAIPKGPKTLSNLLANSLSKTLSYYYPWAGSLKDNATIECDDHGAELLQVQINSPMDKVVDSNVKDLTFPQGVPWANGVDRALIVAQLSHCDCGGIALGVCLSHKIGDGSSVYCFLRDWAALTRSSNTNPPSPYFVEDYIVPSPIGFPCF; this comes from the coding sequence ATGCCCTTTGCATTTTTCTACCCCAAAAACCAAGTTAATGCCATCCCAAAGGGGCCTAAAACACTATCAAATCTTCTAGCAAACTCTTTGTCAAAAACATTAAGTTATTACTATCCATGGGCTGGAAGTCTAAAAGACAATGCTACTATTGAGTGTGATGACCATGGTGCTGAGTTATTACAAGTCCAAATCAATTCTCCAATGGACAAAGTTGTTGATTCAAATGTCAAAGATTTGACATTTCCTCAAGGTGTACCTTGGGCAAATGGTGTTGATCGCGCCTTAATTGTAGCTCAATTAAGTCATTGTGATTGTGGAGGAATAGCACTCGGTGTTTGCTTGTCGCACAAAATAGGAGATGGAAGTAGTGTCTATTGCTTTTTGAGAGATTGGGCTGCATTAACTCGAAGTTCAAATACAAACCCACCATCTCCTTATTTTGTCGAGGACTACATTGTACCATCGCCCATTGGTTTCCCCTGTTTTTGA